CCTCTGACTCACTCTCATTCCTTACTTTAGGCCCAGACCCCTGGGGAAAGGGGTTGGATGCCAGGCCCTCTGGACCTCCCAGTGTGACGCCGGGCTCCACAGCACTGGGCGGAAGTGATGGCAGGGACATGGGCCTGGAAGCCAGCCCCAGACTCCCCAGCCTCCTTGCCCCCCCTGAGATTGCTGACCAGGATAGCGGCTTGGAGCACCCCCCAGGACAATGGGACTGCAGCTCAGATACCTCCTTTGTCACTGCGATTGAAGCTTCTGGAACTGAAGACCCAGCCCCACATACCTCCTCCTGGGCTAGGTCATTACCTCAGACCAAGCAGGGACTCCTGCCTGGTATTCGACCTTCCCAGAGGATGCCCAGGTCTCCAGGTACCTCTCCACGGGTGCATCGAACTGCCAGAGCAGACAGGGAGGCGGAACTAAATACTCGTCTGCAGGCCCTGACTCTGACCTCTCCAGatgccttcctctcccccatATCCCACCCGGATGGGAGCCCTGCCTCAAGCTCCCCTCGGGAATCACCGCCAGGACTCCCCGACTCCCCCTTCCTAAAAGACAGAGAGGTGTCCCTCGACAGTGATGTGGCTGCCCTCTGGCTGACAGAGGATGAGGGGAGCTCCGCAGGTGACAGGGACCCCATGCCCTCTTGCTGGTGCCCTCCGGTCCCTGCCGTTTCTGACCTGGATTTGCTGCGAGGGCTCCGAGCGCTTGGCGAGAGCCCTGGCCCCATCACACCCTTCACTCGGCCGTACTACCTCCGGCGGCTGGAGGAAACCCGTGCTGCTGCTCCCGGTTAGTCTGTTTGGGGCATCCAGAGTACAAGGAGCCTCTGGGAATTCCCGGAGAACCCTGTCTCTCAGTCCTGCTCCTTTTACTCTTTGTCTCTGGGGGAACAGCcccttcttctgcctgccttgACTCAGTCCTCCCGCCtccccaacctggggctcagacTTTGCAGGGCACAGCCCAGAGCTGGCCGAAGCCCTGCGGACAGGCTGTATCCCAGATGCCCAGGCAGACGAGGATGTACTGGCCCAGCAGTTTGAGCGGCCAGATCCCAAGAGCAGGTGGCGGGAGGGGCTCACGAAGTCCAGTTTCACGTATCTGCTATTGGACCCCAGGTACTTGGGGCAGGGATGACTCAGAGGTGGGAGCTGGAAAATTCGGGGATTGGTTCTTATTTGCTTTGTATCTTTAAAAGGGGGACTGGCCCTGTGTGGATACAACCTTCTGTATATAGAAAAGATTGGTTAGACCCAGTTCAAGCTGCTGAGTATTCCTGGGGAGCATCCGCCACCTCTGCCTTAGAAAATGGGGCTCACTGGACATGGATTCCAGTTGCACTGTGAACTTAGAAACTGTCTCCGGGGCAACTGTCCTCTCTGAGCAACTTCCCTCATCCAGGGAGACTCAGGACCTGCCAGCTCGTGCCTTCTCACTGACTCCGGCTGAACGCCTTCAGACCTTTGTCCGTGCCATCTTCTATGTGGGGAAAGGGATGCGGGCCCGGCCAGATGTCCACCTctgggaggccctcaggctccGTTGGCAGCCAGGAAAGCAGGTGCAGGGCTAAAGAGCAGGGGGCAGCTGGGCCATGGGGaagtgaagggaggaggggattGGAGGGCAGACCCCTGACCCCACCCTGGTCCCCTAGGCCTGCCCCAAAGTGCGCCAGATCTTGGACATTTGGGCCAGTGGCCGTGGTGTGGTCTCCCTGCATTGCTTCCAACACGTGGTTGCTGTGGAGGCTTATACTCGAGAGGCTTGTCTCGTGGCTGCTCTAGGTAGGTGCCTGGCccatggggcagggggagggggtcacACGAGGGACATTTGATCTACTGATTACCTCATCCCTCTCCACTCAGAgctgctcattcattcatccaatgaACAATTATTACATATACATCCAATTACATCCAATGTACCTGCACACGTACATATTTTGTTTGCTCTATTGGTTTGTCCCTGCTTAAGAGCAATACGCAGTGGGGGTTGCTGTCACATTTGCCAGCAGTTTTCGAGGATGCCTGACCCCTCCTCTCTCTAGGGATCCAGACACTGACGAACCAGAAACAAGGACACTGCTACGGAGTCGTGGCGGGCTGGCCAGCCACCCGGCGCCGCCGCTTGGGGGTACACCTGCTGCACCGCGCCCTCCTGATCTTCTTGGCTGAGGGTGAGCGAGAGCTGCGGCCTCAGGACATCCAGGCGCGTGGCTGAGTCCCGGGGAGCTGGGCCCTAGCCTAGGTAGAGATCAGGGTGTTTGAATGTCTGCCCCGTGGTGATGCAGCCACCCATCTCCAGAAGGCTGCCAGGGGGTAAGGGGTGGGCGGGCAGCGGCCTGTATCTTCCCCTCCAGCTGAGGGAGGACTTTGTTACAGATGGAACTTCTGGAGCTTCCCGTCATGGGAGAACAAGTAGGGAACCCAAGCATCTCTGGAACATTCCAGGGCTTCAGGAGGTGCTAGTGCTTTGGCAGTTTGGTCCTGTCTTTTTCATCCACTTTTATCTCCCAGACACGGGGACTCACCTGTGGGATGGGCTGGGGAAATTGGCCAAGCTCAAGAGCGAGATTTCTCCCCTTCCCAGCTATGGGACCGCGGACCAATAACGTGTCTTTCTGAGACTCCGTTTCCTTAGCTGTA
The sequence above is a segment of the Meles meles chromosome 20, mMelMel3.1 paternal haplotype, whole genome shotgun sequence genome. Coding sequences within it:
- the ANKLE1 gene encoding ankyrin repeat and LEM domain-containing protein 1 isoform X2, translated to MDAAACSAQRLRAALRETEPRAVEELLRRGADPNLLLADGAAAVHLAARARHPRGLQCLEALLSRGGDANARSVEALTPLHVAAAWGCRRGLELLLGHGADPALRDQDGLRPLDLAEQQGHQDCARLLREFQTPTQTSTATRTESQEPEPEPEPDGPDPWGKGLDARPSGPPSVTPGSTALGGSDGRDMGLEASPRLPSLLAPPEIADQDSGLEHPPGQWDCSSDTSFVTAIEASGTEDPAPHTSSWARSLPQTKQGLLPGIRPSQRMPRSPGTSPRVHRTARADREAELNTRLQALTLTSPDAFLSPISHPDGSPASSSPRESPPGLPDSPFLKDREVSLDSDVAALWLTEDEGSSAGDRDPMPSCWCPPVPAVSDLDLLRGLRALGESPGPITPFTRPYYLRRLEETRAAAPDFAGHSPELAEALRTGCIPDAQADEDVLAQQFERPDPKSRWREGLTKSSFTYLLLDPRETQDLPARAFSLTPAERLQTFVRAIFYVGKGMRARPDVHLWEALRLRWQPGKQACPKVRQILDIWASGRGVVSLHCFQHVVAVEAYTREACLVAALGIQTLTNQKQGHCYGVVAGWPATRRRRLGVHLLHRALLIFLAEGERELRPQDIQARG
- the ANKLE1 gene encoding ankyrin repeat and LEM domain-containing protein 1 isoform X1, encoding MDAAACSAQRLRAALRETEPRAVEELLRRGADPNLLLADGAAAVHLAARARHPRGLQCLEALLSRGGDANARSVEALTPLHVAAAWGCRRGLELLLGHGADPALRDQDGLRPLDLAEQQGHQDCARLLREFQTPTQTSTATRTESQEPEPEPEPDGPDPWGKGLDARPSGPPSVTPGSTALGGSDGRDMGLEASPRLPSLLAPPEIADQDSGLEHPPGQWDCSSDTSFVTAIEASGTEDPAPHTSSWARSLPQTKQGLLPGIRPSQRMPRSPGTSPRVHRTARADREAELNTRLQALTLTSPDAFLSPISHPDGSPASSSPRESPPGLPDSPFLKDREVSLDSDVAALWLTEDEGSSAGDRDPMPSCWCPPVPAVSDLDLLRGLRALGESPGPITPFTRPYYLRRLEETRAAAPDFAGHSPELAEALRTGCIPDAQADEDVLAQQFERPDPKSRWREGLTKSSFTYLLLDPRETQDLPARAFSLTPAERLQTFVRAIFYVGKGMRARPDVHLWEALRLRWQPGKQACPKVRQILDIWASGRGVVSLHCFQHVVAVEAYTREACLVAALGIQTLTNQKQGHCYGVVAGWPATRRRRLGVHLLHRALLIFLAEDGTSGASRHGRTSREPKHLWNIPGLQEVLVLWQFGPVFFIHFYLPDTGTHLWDGLGKLAKLKSEISPLPSYGTADQ
- the ANKLE1 gene encoding ankyrin repeat and LEM domain-containing protein 1 isoform X3, with translation MDAAACSAQRLRAALRETEPRAVEELLRRGADPNLLLADGAAAVHLAARARHPRGLQCLEALLSRGGDANARSVEALTPLHVAAAWGCRRGLELLLGHGADPALRDQDGLRPLDLAEQQGHQDCARLLREFQTPTQTSTATRTESQEPEPEPEPDGPDPWGKGLDARPSGPPSVTPGSTALGGSDGRDMGLEASPRLPSLLAPPEIADQDSGLEHPPGQWDCSSDTSFVTAIEASGTEDPAPHTSSWARSLPQTKQGLLPGIRPSQRMPRSPGTSPRVHRTARADREAELNTRLQALTLTSPDAFLSPISHPDGSPASSSPRESPPGLPDSPFLKDREVSLDSDVAALWLTEDEGSSAGDRDPMPSCWCPPVPAVSDLDLLRGLRALGESPGPITPFTRPYYLRRLEETRAAAPDFAGHSPELAEALRTGCIPDAQADEDVLAQQFERPDPKSRWREGLTKSSFTYLLLDPRGTGPVWIQPSVYRKDWLDPVQAAEYSWGASATSALENGAHWTWIPVAL